A stretch of Lactuca sativa cultivar Salinas chromosome 6, Lsat_Salinas_v11, whole genome shotgun sequence DNA encodes these proteins:
- the LOC111901085 gene encoding uncharacterized protein LOC111901085 translates to MGIDPIFPQKRLIERKKRFDESSTTEEVSFTPEENFRVNYFLFIVDQAISSLETRFEQFKEYDKVFGFLFPHNLRGSEDKDLKSYCHRLEKALKFEERSDIDAEELYMELKLFETLETNEFRNPIDVLKFLKEVDYFPNASIAYRILLTIPVTVASAERSFSKLKFVKCYLRSTMTQERLSGLEMISIENEILESIDYEELINQFAIKNARRASRIVG, encoded by the coding sequence ATGGGTATTGATCCAATATTTCCTCAAAAGCGTTTGATTGAAAGGAAAAAAAGGTTTGATGAGAGTTCAACTACCGAAGAAGTTTCATTTACACCTGAAGAGAATTTTAGAGTCAATTATTTCTTATTCATTGTTGATCAAGCTATTTCTTCTCTTGAGACAAGATTTGAACAATTCAAAGAGTATGACAAAgtatttggttttttatttccaCATAATTTGAGGGGAAGTGAAGATAAAGATCTTAAGTCGTATTGTCATCGTCTTGAAAAAGCACTCAAGTTTGAAGAAAGATCAGATATTGATGCCGAGGAACTTTATATGGAGTTGAAATTATTTGAGACATTGGAAACCAATGAGTTTAGAAACCCTATAgatgttttgaagtttttgaaagaAGTTGATTATTTCCCAAATGCAAGCATTGCATATAGAATATTGTTGACTATTCCAGTAACAGTTGCATCTGCAGAAAGGAGTTTTTCAAAATTGAAGTTTGTGAAATGTTACTTACGCTCCACAATGACACAAGAAAGACTTAGCGGTTTGGAAATGATATCTATCGAGAACGAAATCTTAGAAAGTATAGACTATGAAGAGTTGATCAACCAATTTGCAATTAAAAATGCTAGGAGAGCTTCACGGATCGTCGGTTAG
- the LOC111901086 gene encoding uncharacterized protein LOC111901086 — MKSKQPSGSQKRKKRKLDEEKRKVDAGALDKFIHRQPIEEHVEEHNEEHNEEHIEEHVEEHIEEQEHIEVEEAEEQEPVKELVDIYDPRRRFSAALYTRTLPNLEKCDREWLVYSKELDRVFCFCCKVFRKGISKCKLDGEGYADWHHVTTRVKEHESSLDRLTNRNKWFDMRKRLNLNETIDKVQYEQFKKERDYWKQVLLRIIAVVKFLAKHNLAFRGSNEKLYQKGNGNFLGVIEMFEEFDPVIKEHVRRITSDGLHVHYLGHLIQNELISLLAQEIKKEVIKKIKEAKYYSIILDCFLNVDDTSGKGLFDITLEELKSLGLEIDDMHGQGYDNGANIKGKHQGVQKRILDINPRAFYTPCGCHSLNLTLCDMANKCVKGKNFFGFIQRIYTIFANSTKRWEILKDNVKAWSLKSLCQTRWESRVESVKAIKLQLVDVRKALLQVGEKDNDVAIASEATSLAEKELGDFEFLVSTIIWSEVLNHVNIVSKKLQSKDCY, encoded by the exons ATGAAGTCTAAACAACCATCCGGTAGTCAAAAACGTAAAAAAAGAAAACTAGATGAAGAAAAGAGAAAGGTTGACGCTGGTGCTCTAGATAAGTTTATCCACAGACAACCTATTGAAGAGCATGTTGAAGAGCACAATGAAGAGCACAATGAAGAGCACATTGAAGAGCATGTTGAAGAGCATATTGAAGAGCAAGAGCATATAGAAGTAGAAGAGGCAGAAGAGCAAGAGCCCGTTAAAGAGCTTGTTGATATATATGATCCAAGAAG ACGTTTTTCTGCAGCTTTATATACAAGAACTTTACCAAATTTGGAGAAGTGTGATAGAGAATGGCTAGTATATTCAAAAGAGCTAGACAGGGTATTTTGTTTCTGTTGTAAAGTGTTTAGAAAAGGTATTTCAAAATGTAAGTTAGATGGTGAAGGTTATGCAGATTGGCACCATGTTACTACTAGGGTTAAAGAACACGAAAGTTCATTGGATCGTCTTACAAATAGGAATAAATGGTTTGATATGCGTAAAAGATTGAACTTgaatgaaacaattgataaagTTCAATACGAGCAATTCAAGAAAGAAAGAGATTACTGGAAACAAGTCCTTTTGAGAATCATTGCAGTAGTGAAGTTTCTTGCTAAACATAATTTAGCATTCCGTGGATCCAATGAAAAGTTGTATCAAAAAG GTAACGGAAATTTTTTAGGTGTCATTGAAATGTTCGAAGAGTTTGACCCGGTTATCAAAGAGCATGTGCGGCGGATCACAAGTGATGGGCTTCATGTGCATTATCTTGGCCACTTAATCCAAAACGAACTAATATCTTTGCTAGCTCAAGAAATTAAAAAAGAAGTTATCAAGAAGATAAAGGAAGCAAAGTACTACTCAATTATACTTGATT GTTTTTTGAATGTTGATGATACCTCTGGAAAAGGACTATTTGATATTACACTTGAGGAGTTAAAGTCTCTTGGTCTTGAAATTGATGATATGCATGGTCAAGGCTATGATAATGGAGCAAATATCAAAGGAAAACACCAAGGAGTGCAAAAGAGAATTTTAGATATAAATCCTAGAGCATTTTACACTCCTTGTGGTTGTCATTCTCTTAATCTAACATTATGTGATATGGCTAACAAGTGTGTTAAAGGAAAGAACTTTTTTGGATTCATCCAACGCATTTATACTATCTTTGCAAATTCTACTAAGAGGTGGGAAATTTTGAAAGATAATGTTAAAGCATGGAGTCTTAAGTCATTGTGTCAAACTCGTTGGGAAAGTCGGGTTGAGAGTGTAAAGGCTATTAAACTTCAACTTGTGGATGTACGGAAAGCTTTACTTCAAGTTGGAGAAAAAGATAATGATGTTGCAATTGCAAGTGAAGCAACTTCACTAGCAGAAAAAGAACTTGGTGACTTTGAATTTTTGGTATCAACTATTATTTGGTCTGAAGTACTAAACCATGTGAATATTGTGAGTAAGAAGTTACAATCAAAGGATTGCTATTGA